The following are from one region of the Hyphomicrobium album genome:
- a CDS encoding EVE domain-containing protein, translating to MPAYWLMKSEPDVFSFQVLKSRGKKGEAWDGVRNFQARNNMKAMQLGDLAFFYHSNEGKEVVGIMEVVKLAHPDPKDDTGTWKCVDMRAVEELPRPVTLVEIKDNPKLAKMVLVNNSRLSVQPVTAAEWAEVCRMAGTSGAAKKPAKKK from the coding sequence ATGCCTGCCTACTGGCTGATGAAGTCGGAGCCCGACGTCTTTTCGTTTCAGGTGCTCAAGTCGCGCGGCAAGAAGGGCGAGGCCTGGGACGGCGTGCGCAACTTCCAGGCCCGCAACAATATGAAGGCCATGCAGCTCGGCGATCTCGCCTTCTTCTACCACTCGAACGAGGGCAAGGAGGTCGTCGGCATCATGGAGGTGGTGAAGCTCGCCCACCCCGATCCCAAAGACGACACCGGCACCTGGAAGTGCGTCGACATGCGGGCGGTGGAGGAGCTGCCGCGGCCGGTGACGCTCGTCGAGATCAAGGACAACCCGAAGCTCGCCAAGATGGTGCTGGTCAACAACTCGCGGCTGTCGGTGCAACCGGTGACCGCCGCCGAGTGGGCCGAGGTGTGCCGCATGGCCGGCACGTCCGGCGCGGCGAAGAAGCCGGCGAAGAAGAAGTGA
- a CDS encoding class I SAM-dependent methyltransferase — protein MGRGVPHGRHVRRGEEAGEEEVNAPARLDPAVPGSAEAFIVANTRPLAPPLVPEILLYLAEESLPIWQKTEDELGQINVPPPYWAFAWAGGQALARYILDNAALLAGKRVLDLGAGSGLTAIAAMKAGAAETLAADIDRLALAAVLLNASHNGVVVRTTAEDLLAKPAEAWDVVLVGDLFYERALAEHVTRFIDEAVAGGALILIGDPQRNYFPKGRFTAAAEYRVPVTRELEDAEIKRTAVWRLG, from the coding sequence GTGGGCCGAGGTGTGCCGCATGGCCGGCACGTCCGGCGCGGCGAAGAAGCCGGCGAAGAAGAAGTGAACGCCCCCGCCCGGCTCGATCCTGCCGTTCCCGGCTCGGCCGAAGCATTCATTGTCGCCAATACGCGGCCGCTGGCGCCGCCGCTCGTTCCGGAGATCCTTCTCTACCTCGCCGAGGAGTCGCTGCCGATCTGGCAGAAGACCGAGGACGAGTTGGGTCAGATAAACGTGCCGCCGCCGTACTGGGCGTTCGCCTGGGCCGGCGGCCAGGCGCTCGCCCGCTACATCCTCGACAACGCCGCGTTGCTCGCCGGCAAGCGGGTGCTCGATCTCGGTGCCGGCTCCGGGCTGACGGCGATTGCAGCGATGAAAGCCGGTGCTGCTGAAACGCTCGCCGCCGACATCGACCGCTTGGCGCTCGCCGCCGTATTGCTCAATGCCAGCCACAACGGCGTCGTGGTGCGCACGACGGCGGAGGATTTGCTCGCCAAGCCGGCCGAGGCGTGGGACGTCGTGCTCGTCGGCGACCTGTTCTACGAGCGGGCGTTGGCCGAACACGTGACGCGGTTCATCGACGAGGCGGTCGCCGGCGGCGCGCTTATCCTCATCGGCGATCCACAGCGCAATTACTTCCCCAAGGGCCGTTTTACCGCCGCCGCGGAATACCGGGTGCCGGTGACGCGCGAGCTCGAGGACGCCGAGATCAAGCGCACCGCAGTGTGGCGTCTGGGCTGA
- the hemC gene encoding hydroxymethylbilane synthase → MQAGKIRIGTRGSPLALAQARQVAARLATAHGLSAEQCELVVIKTTGDKVTDRPLIEAGGKGLFTKELEEALFARAIDLAVHSMKDMPAQLPEGLTISAILEREDPRDAFVSLKYSSLETMPRGAVIGTSSPRRQAQALRARPDLLVVGFRGNVETRLRKLEEGVADATFLACAGLYRLGLAKHITQKMPTSVMLPAVAQGAIGIEIRADDVETAGLLAPLNDANTATCIAAERAYLAQLEGSCRTPIAGLAELRDGNVYLRAEILSTNGTHAQALAGTASAADAVQLGERVAAQILERAGPDFFATA, encoded by the coding sequence TTGCAAGCTGGCAAAATCCGCATCGGAACGCGGGGCTCGCCTTTGGCCCTGGCCCAGGCGCGCCAAGTGGCGGCGCGCCTTGCCACCGCGCACGGGCTTTCTGCCGAGCAATGCGAGCTGGTCGTCATCAAGACGACCGGCGATAAGGTCACCGACCGGCCGCTCATCGAGGCGGGAGGCAAGGGATTGTTCACCAAGGAGCTGGAGGAGGCGCTCTTCGCCCGCGCCATCGACTTGGCCGTACACTCGATGAAGGACATGCCGGCGCAATTGCCGGAGGGGCTGACCATCAGCGCCATCCTCGAACGCGAGGACCCGCGCGACGCCTTTGTCAGCCTCAAATACTCCTCGCTCGAGACGATGCCGCGCGGCGCCGTGATCGGAACCTCGTCGCCGCGCCGCCAGGCGCAGGCGCTGCGGGCGCGGCCCGACCTGCTGGTCGTTGGATTCCGCGGCAACGTCGAGACGCGGCTGCGCAAGCTCGAGGAAGGGGTCGCGGACGCGACGTTCCTCGCCTGCGCCGGCCTCTACCGCCTCGGCCTGGCGAAGCACATCACGCAGAAGATGCCCACCAGCGTCATGCTGCCGGCTGTGGCGCAGGGCGCCATCGGCATCGAGATTCGCGCCGATGACGTGGAGACGGCGGGGCTGCTGGCTCCGCTCAACGACGCTAATACCGCAACGTGCATCGCTGCCGAGCGCGCCTACCTCGCGCAGCTCGAAGGCTCGTGCCGCACGCCCATCGCCGGGCTCGCCGAATTGCGCGACGGCAACGTGTATTTGCGGGCGGAGATTCTCTCTACCAACGGAACGCATGCGCAAGCGCTGGCGGGAACCGCGAGCGCCGCCGACGCCGTGCAGCTCGGCGAGAGGGTCGCCGCCCAAATTCTCGAACGCGCCGGACCCGACTTCTTCGCGACAGCCTGA
- the acs gene encoding acetate--CoA ligase, translating into MSGKLYPVPAGEWRERAWLDAKAYDALYKRSISDPQGFWGEIGRRLDWIKPYTRVKNTSFVPGDVSIKWYEDGTLNVAANCIDRHLATRGDQVAIIWEGDDPTQEEQITYRQLHERVCKFANVLKAHGVKKGDRVTIYLPMIPEAAYAMLACARIGAIHSVVFGGFSPEALAGRIEDAQSKFIITADEGVRGGKFIPLKKNTDDALAKAGKGDETVLVVRRTGRPVPWTAGRDLWAHEETARVSADCPLAEINAEDALFILYTSGSTGKPKGVLHTSGGYLTYAALTHQYVFDYHDGDIYWCTADVGWVTGHSYIVYGPLANGATTLMFEGVPNYPTMSRFWNVVDKWKVNIFYTAPTAIRALMGAGDDFVKSSDRSSLRLLGSVGEPINPEAWEWYHNVVGEGRSPIVDTWWQTETGGILISPLPGATALKPGSATLPFFGVQPELVDDKGTVQSGAATGNLVILDSWPGQARTIYGDHERFVQTYFATYPGTYFTGDGCRRDEDGYYWITGRVDDVINVSGHRLGTAEVESALVSHPKVAEAAVVGYPHNLKGQGIYCYVTLNAGEAWSPEMVKELTAHVRKEIGPIASPDLIQFAPGLPKTRSGKIMRRILRKIAEDEYSNLGDISTLADPAVVQDLIDNRQNRRTG; encoded by the coding sequence ATGTCGGGGAAGCTTTACCCGGTACCCGCCGGTGAATGGCGCGAGCGCGCCTGGCTCGACGCGAAAGCCTACGACGCGCTCTACAAGCGCTCTATCTCCGATCCGCAGGGCTTCTGGGGTGAGATCGGACGCCGCCTCGACTGGATCAAACCGTACACGCGGGTAAAGAACACCTCGTTCGTTCCGGGAGACGTGTCGATCAAATGGTACGAGGACGGCACGCTCAACGTCGCCGCCAACTGCATCGACCGGCACCTCGCCACCCGCGGCGATCAGGTGGCGATCATCTGGGAGGGAGACGATCCCACCCAGGAGGAGCAGATCACCTATCGGCAGCTGCACGAGCGTGTCTGCAAGTTCGCCAACGTCCTCAAGGCGCACGGCGTCAAGAAGGGTGACCGCGTCACCATCTACCTGCCGATGATCCCCGAGGCGGCCTACGCGATGCTCGCCTGCGCCCGCATCGGCGCCATCCACTCGGTCGTGTTTGGCGGGTTCTCGCCGGAAGCTCTCGCCGGCCGCATCGAGGACGCGCAATCGAAATTCATCATCACCGCCGATGAAGGCGTGCGCGGTGGCAAGTTCATCCCGCTGAAGAAGAACACCGACGATGCGCTCGCCAAGGCCGGCAAGGGCGATGAGACGGTGCTTGTCGTGCGACGGACCGGGCGCCCGGTGCCGTGGACGGCGGGGCGCGATCTCTGGGCGCACGAGGAGACGGCGAGGGTCTCGGCCGATTGCCCGCTTGCCGAGATCAACGCCGAGGACGCGCTGTTCATCCTCTATACGTCGGGCTCGACCGGCAAGCCGAAGGGCGTGCTGCACACCTCGGGCGGCTACCTCACCTACGCGGCGCTCACCCACCAGTACGTGTTCGACTACCACGACGGCGACATCTACTGGTGCACCGCCGACGTCGGCTGGGTCACCGGGCACAGCTACATCGTCTACGGACCTCTCGCCAACGGTGCGACGACGCTGATGTTCGAGGGCGTCCCCAACTATCCGACGATGTCGCGCTTCTGGAACGTCGTCGACAAATGGAAGGTCAACATCTTCTACACGGCGCCGACCGCCATCCGCGCGCTCATGGGCGCCGGTGACGACTTTGTAAAGTCGTCCGATCGGTCATCTCTGCGCCTGCTCGGCAGCGTCGGCGAGCCGATCAACCCCGAGGCGTGGGAGTGGTATCACAACGTCGTCGGCGAAGGCCGCAGTCCGATTGTCGACACCTGGTGGCAGACCGAGACGGGTGGCATCCTCATCTCCCCGCTGCCCGGCGCCACGGCGTTGAAGCCCGGATCGGCGACGCTGCCGTTCTTCGGTGTGCAGCCCGAGCTCGTCGACGACAAGGGCACGGTGCAGTCCGGCGCCGCGACCGGCAACCTCGTCATCCTCGACAGCTGGCCCGGGCAGGCGCGCACCATCTACGGCGACCACGAGCGTTTCGTGCAGACCTATTTCGCGACCTATCCCGGCACCTACTTCACCGGCGACGGCTGCCGCCGCGACGAGGACGGGTATTATTGGATCACCGGTCGCGTCGACGACGTGATCAACGTGTCCGGCCACCGGCTCGGCACGGCGGAAGTCGAAAGCGCGCTCGTCTCGCATCCGAAAGTCGCCGAGGCGGCCGTCGTCGGCTACCCGCATAACCTCAAAGGCCAGGGCATCTACTGTTACGTCACGCTCAACGCCGGCGAGGCCTGGAGCCCGGAGATGGTAAAGGAGCTCACCGCGCACGTGCGCAAGGAGATCGGTCCGATCGCCTCGCCCGACCTCATCCAGTTCGCGCCGGGGCTACCGAAGACGCGTTCGGGCAAGATCATGCGCCGTATTCTGCGCAAGATCGCCGAGGACGAGTACTCCAACTTGGGAGACATCTCGACCCTCGCCGACCCGGCGGTCGTGCAGGATCTCATCGACAACCGGCAAAACCGTCGCACCGGCTGA
- the tsaD gene encoding tRNA (adenosine(37)-N6)-threonylcarbamoyltransferase complex transferase subunit TsaD — MANEQHIRDRPSLVLGIETSCDETAAAVVLREPDGAGRILSSIVRTQWEQHRPFGGVVPEIAARAHVECLDLIVRDALREADAGLDDLTAVAATTGPGLIGGLIVGAITGKALALARGLPFIAVHHLEAHALTVGLTEGVRPPYLLLLVSGGHTQLLIVHGVGVYERLGTTIDDALGEAFDKTAKLLGLGLPGGPAVEKLAQRGDPRRFDLPRPMLGREEPHFSFAGLKTAVRRTAEKLTPLSEQDAADIAASFQAAVAASVADRCARAMELTVARLDPLAPRRFVVAGGVAANTQLRAALSELAAARGFSFHAPPVSLCGDNAAMIAWAGAERLAEGLTDQLDAKVRPRWPLDLNAAPAIGAGVKA; from the coding sequence ATGGCAAACGAACAGCATATCCGCGATAGGCCGAGCCTCGTGCTCGGCATCGAGACGAGCTGCGACGAGACCGCGGCGGCGGTGGTGTTGCGCGAGCCCGATGGCGCCGGCCGCATTCTGTCGAGCATCGTGCGGACACAGTGGGAGCAGCACCGGCCGTTCGGCGGCGTGGTGCCGGAGATTGCCGCCCGCGCGCACGTCGAATGCCTCGACCTCATCGTGCGCGATGCGCTGCGCGAGGCGGATGCGGGGCTGGACGATTTGACGGCTGTCGCGGCGACGACCGGGCCGGGGTTGATCGGTGGGCTCATCGTCGGCGCGATCACCGGCAAGGCGCTGGCGCTGGCTCGCGGGTTGCCGTTCATCGCCGTGCATCACCTCGAAGCGCACGCGCTGACCGTCGGCCTCACCGAAGGCGTGCGGCCGCCCTACCTGCTGCTGCTCGTCTCGGGTGGCCACACGCAGCTCCTCATCGTGCACGGCGTCGGCGTTTACGAGCGGCTGGGAACGACCATCGACGATGCACTGGGCGAAGCCTTCGATAAGACGGCAAAGCTCTTGGGACTCGGCCTTCCCGGCGGTCCGGCGGTCGAGAAGCTGGCACAACGCGGCGATCCGCGCCGGTTCGACCTTCCCCGCCCGATGCTCGGACGCGAGGAGCCGCACTTTTCCTTTGCCGGCCTCAAGACGGCAGTGAGGCGCACGGCCGAGAAACTGACCCCGCTCAGCGAGCAGGACGCGGCCGACATCGCCGCGTCGTTCCAGGCTGCAGTTGCCGCGTCGGTGGCGGATCGCTGCGCGCGGGCAATGGAACTAACCGTGGCGCGTCTAGACCCGTTGGCGCCGCGCCGCTTCGTTGTGGCGGGCGGCGTCGCGGCAAACACGCAATTGCGGGCGGCCTTGAGCGAGCTCGCCGCAGCGCGTGGCTTTTCCTTCCACGCGCCGCCCGTCAGCTTGTGCGGCGACAATGCCGCGATGATCGCCTGGGCCGGGGCAGAGCGGCTGGCGGAGGGTTTGACGGATCAGCTCGACGCGAAAGTACGGCCGCGCTGGCCGCTCGACCTCAACGCGGCTCCGGCCATCGGTGCGGGCGTGAAGGCGTGA
- a CDS encoding DUF1761 domain-containing protein: MEFAGMNLLAVVLAAVVSFMFGWLWYGILFSDAWLLACGKTREEVHADNPSPTPFIISFVGLVVMASVLAGVLRHIYGPGMTMGDGIVTGAFMWLGFVMTTMAVNNAFRGAKRELTLIDGGHWLGVLLLQGAIVGWLGL; encoded by the coding sequence ATGGAATTCGCCGGTATGAACCTGCTCGCCGTCGTGCTTGCCGCGGTGGTGAGCTTCATGTTCGGGTGGCTGTGGTACGGCATTCTGTTCTCGGACGCATGGCTGTTGGCGTGCGGAAAGACCCGCGAGGAGGTGCACGCCGACAATCCGAGCCCCACGCCGTTCATCATCAGCTTCGTTGGCCTTGTCGTCATGGCGAGCGTTCTCGCCGGCGTGCTGCGCCACATCTACGGGCCCGGCATGACGATGGGCGACGGAATAGTCACCGGCGCCTTCATGTGGCTCGGCTTCGTCATGACTACGATGGCCGTCAACAACGCATTTCGCGGCGCCAAGCGCGAACTCACCCTGATCGATGGCGGCCATTGGCTGGGCGTGCTTCTGCTGCAAGGCGCCATTGTCGGCTGGCTGGGTCTTTGA
- a CDS encoding uroporphyrinogen-III synthase → MHVLITRPESDAAALRGELEALGHTVTVEPLLTIRVLPVAADAVEGIAALVATSRNALRALAEGPAFDAAKQLPLIAVGPGTASLAQEFGFTRVTVGKGTGADLVPVIVATARKLGGPIAHVRGKDVAFDLHGAVQSQSVDLREIVSYEAVAADRFQPATRDLIASGVVNAVILMSPRTGSIFSRLARAEGLSKAAQSLGFLCLSPAVAATVEPLGPARVEIAESPDATAMLAAVTRVATLWSGV, encoded by the coding sequence ATGCATGTGCTCATCACCCGTCCCGAGAGCGATGCCGCTGCCTTGCGCGGCGAGCTCGAAGCGCTCGGCCACACCGTGACGGTCGAACCGCTGCTGACGATCCGAGTTTTGCCGGTGGCCGCCGACGCCGTCGAGGGCATCGCCGCACTCGTCGCGACGAGCCGCAACGCCCTGCGCGCGCTTGCCGAGGGCCCGGCCTTCGATGCGGCCAAACAGCTACCGCTCATCGCCGTCGGACCGGGCACGGCCAGCCTTGCGCAGGAATTCGGCTTCACGCGAGTGACCGTCGGTAAAGGGACCGGCGCCGACCTCGTGCCGGTCATTGTCGCCACGGCACGGAAGCTCGGCGGACCCATCGCCCACGTGCGCGGCAAAGACGTGGCGTTCGACCTCCACGGGGCGGTGCAGAGCCAAAGCGTGGACCTGCGCGAAATCGTCTCCTACGAGGCCGTTGCCGCCGACCGTTTCCAGCCTGCTACGCGGGACCTCATCGCCTCGGGCGTCGTTAACGCCGTCATCTTGATGTCACCGCGAACCGGGTCGATTTTCAGTAGGCTGGCCCGTGCCGAGGGGTTGTCGAAGGCCGCGCAAAGCCTCGGCTTTCTGTGCCTCTCGCCGGCCGTAGCAGCTACCGTCGAACCACTCGGCCCGGCGCGAGTTGAAATTGCCGAGAGCCCCGATGCCACGGCGATGCTGGCCGCCGTTACCCGAGTAGCAACGCTATGGTCAGGAGTGTAA
- a CDS encoding NAD(P)H-dependent glycerol-3-phosphate dehydrogenase — protein MNIDSVGIIGGGAWGTALAQAMRRAGRDVALWARETEVVSAINARHVNAAFLPGVALDQGIRATAKLGDAAACDALLLVAPAQHVRAVAHELQPLLRTGQPVVMCAKGIEQATGQMMGEVLAAELPQVIPAVLSGPSFAADVGRGLPAALTIACADEAAGQLLAERLGSAMFRLYWTNDLVGVELGGAVKNVLAIAAGIVDGQGLGASAHAALVTRGFAEMRRLGKALGARPETLIGLSGLGDLILTCGSPQSRNMSLGRALGRGETLPQALAGKLAVTEGVYTAAAVRRIADDKSIDMPICAAVCDIIDGRTSVKDAIGQLMQRPLKAED, from the coding sequence GTGAACATCGACAGCGTCGGCATCATCGGCGGCGGGGCATGGGGTACTGCACTGGCGCAGGCCATGCGGCGCGCCGGCCGCGATGTCGCTCTCTGGGCGCGCGAGACGGAAGTCGTCTCGGCGATCAACGCCCGCCACGTCAACGCGGCATTCCTGCCTGGCGTCGCGCTCGACCAGGGCATTCGCGCGACCGCGAAGCTCGGCGACGCAGCAGCGTGCGACGCCCTCTTGCTGGTGGCGCCGGCCCAGCACGTGCGAGCCGTGGCGCACGAGCTGCAGCCTTTGCTGCGCACCGGCCAACCGGTCGTCATGTGCGCTAAGGGCATCGAGCAGGCCACCGGCCAGATGATGGGCGAGGTTCTCGCCGCCGAGCTGCCGCAGGTCATCCCGGCGGTGCTGTCGGGTCCGAGCTTCGCCGCCGATGTCGGGCGAGGCTTGCCGGCCGCGCTGACCATCGCCTGTGCCGACGAAGCCGCGGGTCAGCTTCTCGCCGAGCGGCTGGGCAGCGCGATGTTCCGCCTTTACTGGACGAACGATCTCGTCGGCGTCGAGCTCGGCGGCGCGGTGAAGAACGTGCTTGCCATCGCCGCCGGCATCGTCGACGGCCAGGGGCTCGGGGCGAGCGCACACGCGGCGCTCGTCACGCGCGGGTTCGCCGAGATGCGCCGCCTCGGCAAGGCGCTGGGCGCTCGCCCCGAAACGCTGATCGGCCTTTCGGGGCTGGGCGACCTGATCCTCACCTGCGGCAGTCCGCAGTCGCGCAACATGTCGCTGGGCCGCGCGCTGGGCCGGGGGGAAACGCTGCCTCAGGCGCTCGCCGGCAAGCTCGCCGTGACCGAAGGCGTTTATACCGCTGCCGCCGTGAGGCGCATTGCCGATGATAAGAGCATCGACATGCCTATCTGCGCCGCGGTGTGCGACATCATCGATGGACGCACCAGCGTCAAGGACGCGATCGGCCAGCTGATGCAGCGGCCGCTGAAGGCGGAAGATTGA
- a CDS encoding alpha/beta hydrolase has protein sequence MTAAQTNTSKDQSLRIAGGKVGVLLLHGLCGTPAEMRFVAMGLARAGYTVHAPQLAGHGDDNSGRWQDWYLSARQALNDIRKECDTVIVGGLCMGAILGLHLAARNPGKVQGVSLFSPTLWINGWAMPWTMRLFKLVRSRWLANFIHFPDAESLGIKCPRVRQFVKQALETEGSDLGRSGVPATMVLEHRRMVDAAMKLLHRVKQPTLIVHSLEDDYANINNAHYLQGEIHGKVDMVVLNDSYHMVTLDKQRQVVVDRTRAFIARIVEEVCHIATPALPVAA, from the coding sequence ATGACCGCCGCCCAGACCAACACCTCGAAGGACCAGAGCCTCCGCATCGCCGGTGGCAAGGTCGGCGTTCTTCTCCTGCACGGCCTGTGCGGCACCCCCGCGGAGATGCGCTTCGTCGCCATGGGTCTCGCCCGCGCCGGCTACACGGTTCACGCTCCCCAGCTCGCCGGCCACGGCGACGACAACTCGGGCCGCTGGCAGGATTGGTACCTCTCGGCCCGCCAGGCTCTCAACGACATCCGCAAGGAGTGCGACACGGTGATCGTCGGCGGCCTCTGCATGGGCGCCATCCTTGGCCTCCACCTCGCAGCCCGCAACCCGGGCAAGGTGCAGGGCGTGTCGCTCTTCTCGCCCACGCTCTGGATCAACGGCTGGGCGATGCCCTGGACGATGCGCCTCTTCAAGCTGGTCCGCTCGCGCTGGCTCGCCAACTTCATCCACTTCCCGGACGCGGAGTCGCTGGGCATCAAATGCCCGCGCGTTCGCCAGTTCGTGAAGCAGGCTCTGGAGACCGAAGGTTCCGACCTCGGCCGCTCGGGCGTCCCGGCGACGATGGTTCTCGAGCACCGCCGCATGGTCGACGCCGCGATGAAGCTCCTTCACCGCGTGAAGCAGCCGACGCTGATCGTGCACTCCCTGGAAGACGACTATGCCAACATCAACAACGCTCACTACCTGCAGGGCGAGATCCACGGCAAGGTCGACATGGTGGTGCTGAATGACAGCTACCACATGGTGACCCTCGACAAGCAGCGTCAGGTGGTCGTCGACCGCACCCGCGCCTTCATCGCTCGCATCGTCGAGGAAGTCTGCCACATCGCCACCCCGGCCCTGCCGGTTGCCGCTTAA
- a CDS encoding NAD(P)/FAD-dependent oxidoreductase — MTAEQARVANYWDASKKPRTVAPPLAGDVSVDVAIIGAGYTGLSTAYQLKATEPSLKVVVLESETVGFGASGRNAGFVMTLFGASLGLMKTLHGKDKVRAAHHYMERCIAGLEEMLAKHKLDCDYERSGFLKVATSPRYAARIKDEIALLEELGIEGYRWLNVGELAGRVRSPTFLGGCLEPGCGLINPRKWVDALAGLALGHGAQLYERTRVGEVRREGGKFRLVTANGTVTADKVVFAANGYTHLIPGMRSKQLPAFVSIVVTEPLTPEQRASIGWAGREGIEDGRNFMHFYRLTPDNRILMGGGPGFVPFGGRMHHDADPAAWKHLEEFIGITFPTLRGIPIAYRWGGAFSVTADSTPLIGTLHGGAAAYSVGCTGHGVAMTHMNGRILCDLVLGRSTDLTDLWFVNRRAMPLPPEPIGSLGAKAVTAAMALDDWWCDRRQST; from the coding sequence ATGACCGCAGAGCAGGCGCGCGTCGCCAACTATTGGGACGCCAGCAAGAAGCCGCGCACCGTCGCCCCGCCCTTGGCGGGCGACGTCTCGGTCGACGTCGCCATCATCGGCGCTGGGTACACGGGGCTATCGACCGCCTATCAACTCAAGGCCACCGAGCCGTCGCTCAAGGTTGTCGTGCTTGAAAGCGAGACCGTCGGCTTCGGCGCCAGCGGTCGCAACGCCGGCTTTGTCATGACGCTGTTCGGCGCGTCGCTGGGTCTGATGAAAACGCTGCATGGCAAGGACAAGGTGCGCGCGGCGCATCACTACATGGAGCGGTGCATTGCCGGCCTCGAGGAGATGCTCGCCAAGCACAAGCTCGATTGCGACTACGAGCGCTCGGGTTTTCTCAAGGTGGCGACCTCGCCGCGCTACGCCGCGCGCATCAAGGACGAGATCGCGCTGTTGGAGGAACTGGGCATCGAAGGCTATCGCTGGCTCAACGTCGGCGAGCTTGCCGGCCGCGTGCGATCGCCGACGTTCCTCGGCGGCTGCCTGGAGCCCGGTTGCGGGCTGATCAATCCACGCAAGTGGGTGGACGCGCTGGCCGGGCTGGCGCTGGGCCACGGCGCGCAGCTCTACGAGCGCACGCGCGTTGGCGAGGTGCGGCGCGAGGGTGGCAAATTCCGCCTCGTCACCGCGAACGGGACGGTCACGGCCGACAAGGTCGTGTTCGCTGCCAACGGCTACACCCACCTCATTCCCGGCATGCGCTCCAAACAGCTGCCGGCTTTCGTCTCCATCGTCGTTACCGAGCCGCTGACGCCGGAGCAGCGCGCCTCGATCGGCTGGGCCGGGCGCGAAGGCATCGAGGACGGCCGCAACTTCATGCACTTCTACAGGCTGACGCCCGACAACCGCATCCTCATGGGCGGCGGCCCCGGCTTCGTGCCGTTCGGCGGGCGCATGCACCACGACGCCGATCCAGCCGCTTGGAAACATCTGGAAGAGTTCATCGGCATAACGTTCCCGACGCTGCGCGGCATTCCGATTGCCTATAGGTGGGGCGGCGCATTCTCCGTCACCGCCGACTCCACACCGCTCATCGGCACGCTGCATGGCGGCGCCGCGGCCTATTCCGTCGGCTGCACCGGCCACGGGGTGGCCATGACGCATATGAACGGCCGCATCCTGTGCGACCTCGTGCTCGGGCGCTCGACGGATCTTACCGACCTTTGGTTCGTCAACCGCCGTGCCATGCCGCTGCCGCCCGAGCCGATCGGCTCGCTCGGCGCCAAGGCCGTCACTGCCGCCATGGCGCTGGACGACTGGTGGTGCGATCGGAGGCAATCGACATGA